In Chromatiales bacterium 21-64-14, the following proteins share a genomic window:
- a CDS encoding transcriptional regulator yields MKNLNLSTLKKLEIILGGEHQGFATDVLDRAGVKGYTIINNLSGKGSHGFHEGHLMFNEDDVLIMIVAAVPEDLVTAILEGLAPFYNEHSGVVFISDIQVTRLVKFRG; encoded by the coding sequence ATGAAAAACCTGAATCTGAGCACCCTCAAGAAACTGGAGATCATTCTCGGTGGTGAACACCAGGGGTTCGCCACCGATGTGTTGGATCGCGCGGGAGTGAAGGGTTATACGATCATCAACAATCTTTCCGGGAAGGGCAGTCATGGGTTTCACGAAGGGCATCTGATGTTCAACGAAGATGATGTCCTGATTATGATCGTTGCAGCCGTTCCGGAAGATCTGGTCACCGCGATCCTCGAAGGCCTTGCGCCGTTTTACAATGAGCATTCGGGCGTAGTGTTTATTTCCGACATTCAGGTTACCCGGTTGGTTAAGTTTCGTGGCTGA